DNA from Chelonia mydas isolate rCheMyd1 chromosome 3, rCheMyd1.pri.v2, whole genome shotgun sequence:
GAACTGGGATAATTTGTAGAGGTAAGTACATCTAGTTGTATTGCGCCTGCTATTCAAGAGTACTTAACTGCTTCTGAACACGTTATTTCCAAATCCTGGAACCATGGAGGAGCCATACTTTCAGGTGGAGCCACTGTGGGTTGGGATGGAGGATGCGACCCACATCCTGTGAAAGGAGTCGGACAGagagggtcctgcacttaggacggaagaacccaatgcacagctacagactagggaccgaatggctaggcagcagttctgcggaaaaggacctaggggttacagtggacgagaagctggatatgagtcagcagtgtgcccttgttgccaagaaggccaatggcattttgggatgtataagtaggggcatagcgagcagatcgagggacgtgatcgttcccctctattcgacattggtgaggcctcatctggagtactgtgtccagttttgggccccacactacaagaaggacatggataaattggagagagtccagcgaagggcaacaaaaatgattaggggtctggaacacatgacttatgaggagaggctgagggaactgggattgtttagtctgcggaagagaagaatgaggggggatttgatagctgctttcaactacctgagaggtggttccagagaggatggttctagactattctcagtggtagaagaggacaggacaaggagtaatggtctcaagttgcagtgggggaggtttaggttggatattaggaaaaactttttcactaagagggtggtgaaacactggaatgcgttacctagggaggtggtagaatctccttccttggaagtttttaaggtcaggcttgacaaagccttggctgggatgatttgattggggattggtcctgctttgagcagggggttggactaagatgacctcctgaggtcccttccaaccctgatattctatgattctatgagagagagactgagggcATACCGTCATGTGAATGAGGTAAGTGTACCAGATCTGTTATGGCTATGGCAGAGCTATAAGGATGACATGGGCTCGGTTCTCCTGGAACTTGTGGAGTACTCATAAcaaaagggggaaaggaggaaaggcATAGAGTAACAGCTCATCCCATGTGATGAGGAATGTATCTTCCAGAGATCTGTGTCCTAGGCCCACTCTTGAGTGAAACGAGGGCAGCGGGAGTTCTCCAGTGTGGCAAAGAGATCTATGGTGAGGAATCCTGAGCAGCTGAAGATGTGTTGAAGGGCTTATGATCTTGGGAGAATCTCCTGCTCAATGAGTCTGCAGTGGTGTTCTGGTGTCCAGGGAAGTATGTGGCTGAGATGGTGATGCCGTGTCAGATACAGCAGTTCCATAATTTCAGAGCCTCCGATCACAGAGAACGGGACCTTGCTCCACCTtacctgttgatgtagaacatgcagGAGATATTGTGTGCCATGAATCTGATCATGCGATGTGCCATCAGTGGGAGAAGGACTGCTCGTAACTCTAGGAGGTTGATATGTAGGATGTATTCAGTTAAGGATCATCTGTCCTGCACTGTATGAGTGTGAAGGTGAGCTCCCCAACCAGTTAAGGAGGCATCGGTTGTTAGGATCATGGACAGAGCACGCTGAAGGAAAGGGACCCTGACACAGACGTTCTTGGGCTGTATCCACCAGAGTAGTGAGTCCTTGACCTTTATACGTGTGGATAGAAGTTTGTGAAGGCTGTGTCTGTGAGGTATATAGACTGTTTGTAGCCATTCCTGGAGACATTGTATGTGTAACCATGTGTAGTTTACCATGAATGTGGCCACTACCCTGTAGCTGAGTAGCTGGAAACAAGTCCTGGCTGAGATCTGGGGGCAGGTTCTCACCATGGATACAAGATTGACTGTAGTCGAAAATCTGTGAGCTGGGAGGAAGACTCTGGTTCGAATGGCATCCAACTGTGCCCTGATAAACTCCAGGTTTGCACTGGTGTCAACGTAGATTCTTCCAGGTTTACATGAAGGCCGAGGCTAGAGAAAAAGTCTATTGTCATTTGGACAGTGTGAAGGGCATCAGTTTTGGATGGGGCCTTGAAGAGACAGTTGTCTAAGCATGGAAAGATGAGAACGCTCTCTTTGCATAGGTAGGCAGCAACTACCGCAAGGACTTTGGAGAACACACAAGGGGCTGTCAAGAGTCCAAAGGGCAGTACTTTATATTGATTGTGATTGGTCCTCATGATGAATCGAAGCAACTGTCTATGGCAGGGTATACTGTGATATGGAAATACGTGTCATGGAGGTTAAGGGCTGAGAACCAGTCCCAGTTGTGAGATAATGGTGGAGAGGGTAACCATCTTGAAGCGTTGTAGTTTGACAAATTTGTTTAGTTTTGAAGGTCTAGGATTGGTCTCCACCCACCAGATTTTTTTTGGACCAgaaaataatgggagtaaaaACCCTTCCCTCTGTGCTGGGACGGGACTGGCTCTATGGGTTCCAGTTGCAGAAGATGAATGATTTCTTCTCGTAGAATGAGTTCATGAGAAGGTCCCTGAAGGGGGATGgaaagggaagggggggtgggggtgagggatagATAGGAAAGGGATGGAGCATCCTTCCTTGATGATCTCTAGAACCTACTTTTCCAAGGTAATTAGCCACCCTGATGGAAAGAAAGGGACTAGATAGTCGCCAAACTGATGGGATGTCAGAGATTGCTATTGTGATTGGAACAGGGGAAGGCTTCTCGGGGCCTCAACCACACCTGCAAAATAGCTGTTTGGTTGAAGGTGTGTGAGAGGTAACACCCTTGAGGAGTCGCATGTCTGTGCTTGGTAGAGGGCTCTTGTCAACAGTGTTGAGTACCATAGCATCGCTAGGGAGTGTATTGCGGTGGTCGGGATCATGGGGGAAGTTGGTATTTTCCTGGGTGCCTCTTCAGCGCTGGTGTGTAAATGCAGAGAGAGATTGGAGAGTTGCTCGAGAGTCCTTAAGGGAGCACAGGGACTCATCCGTATGCTCCATGAATAATTGTGGTACCTCAAAGGGTAGGTCCTTGACAGTGGTTTGTGCCTCCTTAGGAAGTTCGGAGAGGTGCAGCAATTATGCCTGTGTCTCATGACTATGGCAGTCACAATGGAATAGGCAGCGGTATCCACGGAGTCCAAAGAGGCTTGTAAAACCGTATGGGCCAAGAGGTGTCCTTTGGATCTAAGCGCCCAAAGTTACTTTTTTTTTGTCGCCAGGAAGGTCTTAGCAGAGTTCCTGCATTTTAGAATATTTGAGACAACTGCACTTGGCCAGGACAGCCTCGTAATTGGATATTCAGAACTGGAGCATAGCAGATGAATAAGCCTAAGGGACCAAATAGATCCAATAGCTTCGAGTTGGTCACGAAGGGTGGATCAAGGTTGGTACTGGCGTCCTTTTTCATGCACAGCATTGACAACTAGGGCATTTGAGGTAGGGTgagaaaaaagaaattccatGTCTTTTGTGGCAATATATTTTTTGTCTGCCATTTGCAGGTCAGTGGGATTGATGCTGGTGTCTGCCAGAGCACCTTGGTGGGACTGAGAATGGCCTCATTGACAGAGAGGGATATTTTGGATGAGGATGAAGATTTGTGCAGTTTATGTTGTTGATCTTTCACTTTCTTCCACCAAAGGAATCTGGAGAGAATCTGCAATCCAGCGAAACAACTCTTGGAAGTGTCTGAAGTCGTCAACTGCAGTAGGGAGGCATGATCTTTTCTTTCCATGATGTGGCTAAGCGGAATGGCGGTGGAActtccttctccttttcttcctcctcatcaGCTATGGGGAGAGGCTTAGCCTCTGGTGGTTGAGAGACCAATGGAGATGGCAAACGTGTAGGTCTTTGGCTTTGTTCTATTGGACGTTTCCCAAACTGTGCTCTCTATGTGGCCCAAGGATTCCAGAATGGCCAATGTGGAGGGAGCggcacatggggttgcatctaTGGAGGTCCATACCAGGGTCCTGGTCCAGTTGTGGATTGTGAAGACGTGTAGAGGATGCCTTGTGCGCCTGTCCAGAGTATGAGGGTGGGGATGGAGtactcctccttctcttcctcttctctgtCGCTGGGAAAGGGCAGTGCTGTCCTTGAAGGAAAAAGGGAAGAATGGTGTAATTCCAGAGAGGAGGACGGAAGTGGAGGGAGGTCGTGTCTGAGTAGTGGTGACTCAGCCATATCAGATACAAGTAGGTCCTTAGGATATCTGAACTCTTGGGGAGGAGCATCATCGGCACTGGCGCGTGTATCGGTACTGAGGAAGAGGTGCATTCCCTTGAGCAGCCAGCAGATGGAATTGAAGACTTGCTCAGTGCTGATGGTTTGCTCGGTGCTGAAATGGTCATCAGCACCAGCAGTATTGTTAGTGCTATAGTACGCGAAGTTGGCCTGGTTGGGGCAATTGGCTGAGTTTTGGACTGATCTTTGTTCAAGAGGATGGAAGTTGTTATAACCATGCTAGTGGGTTAACAGAAAACAAGAACAGACACATTTAAGACTAATTCCATCAGGGTTTCAGAGTACAGACCATCatgcacaaaacaaaacattctagAAGGTCTTCTGTCTTGATCTCCAGCGCTGAGACATAGTGCCAAAGGTTGTAGGTCTGCCCGATTAGGATCTTTAGACCTTTACTTAGCTCCAGTATCGGAGGTACTTGGATAGTCCCTTGAGCTATGTCCCTGGCCAAGGATGTCGAGGCAACTGACCTCACAGGGGACGGTGTTCTGGTGGGCAGAGCCTCAGAGAGTGATGAGGGAGCCCGTTTCTTCCCATCAGCCCAGGAAAGAGAAGATTTTCTTTTAGAGGGATGTGGCGAATGAGGGTCGATGGACAACCTAGCAGAGCATGAGAGTTGCATGGGGAAGGTGTCTGGGCTAGGGTCCAATGATAGATGCAGTGATTTCTCCATGAGGAGAAGTTGTAACCAAATGTCCCATTTTTTTCTGGCCCTCCCAGTCAGGTTACAGTAATGAGTACACTTTTGCGGGACATTTCCCTCTCCCAGACAGAGAATGCACTGTGGGTGACTCAGTTACAGGGAAGGCATCCTGGCAGGAAATGCACCTCTTAAACCCAGGAGATCTGGATATAAAGATGAGGGGAAAAGCTTCCTGGTTGAGAAGGGCAGGAAGCGGGAAAACGAAGACCTAAGCTATGAACTAACGGGAGGGCAAGAAGacagaaaagctttttttttttttaagtgagaggATGAGAAAGGAAGAAGTAACGACTAAACTACACTAAAAATTAACAGCTAAGGCACTATCTAACAGGTCAAAAGGAGAAGGGGCTCTGCTGCAGATTTCATCCCAGACCAAAGGGGGTAGAGATGGAACGCGGGGTGGTTGGACCACACAACGCTATATATACACATCCTGCTCATGGTGGGAGACGGGAAGGTGCGCGACGGGAAGGTGCGCATGTGTGGTCCGATGGGCACTGATGATGAAGAtctctgatctcagctgcagggggtgctgctgcacctacagtggagcaccatagggcatcactcaaagaagaaccagTAAATCCCTGTCACAGGATAGACAGAGAGCATATTCTGTCATCAACTGAAGCCCCTTTGTGGGGAATGGAGGAGTACAATATCTTTCAAATAAGTTTTCATGTGAAGTTTCTGGGACAAGCAGTTTTTGGAGCTAAGATGGTCAAAAAGCTTAAGTAGTGTTGGAAGAAATTTCCAAACATAAAACTAAATTCCATCTCTCAAAAGCAGCTGATGCAAATCTTTGCAAGTgtggtaaaataataataaaaaatccaaTGGGGATATGGGCAAAGTCTGTGGCTGAAAGAGACCATTCTTGAGAATGTTAGAGGTGTCACATAGACCAAACAAGCATAAATGGGAAAGCTAGTTCCACCCTTAATTATGGAGTTCACCTTATAAACACCTTAAAAAGGTATATTCTGTTATTAACCCTTGAATAAAGGGCAATTCTTAAGTGATCCAGAACTGTTACCACTACATTGTCCTACAAGGTCCTTCTAATTAGGCACTATTTGCCCATAATATACACACATGTGTTAAACAGAATGTGAAGAGTCTGTGAAAATGGGAGAAGGGTATCCCATTTCCAAATAAAATTAGAGTCATGTGGTATATTCTCCTCagatatattatatacatacaatACGCCAAGTATGGATTACATATTTACCCCCTTTTTACTGTAAGCACAGAAGAGTCTCAGTAGGTATAAAATTAATTATCTTGATTTGGCTGAGTTTTGGACTGATCTTTGTTCAAGAGGATGAAAGTTGTTATAAACATGCTGGTGGGTTACTAGAAAACAAGAACAGAAACATTTAAGACTAATTCCATCAGGGTTTCAGTGTGCAGGGTTTCAGTGTGCAGTGTGCAGACCATCATGCACAAAACAATGACTTGTTTTCATTTCAATATAAGTTTACCAATGAACAGACTTGATTTTTGTAAACACAGCTTTTTTAAACACTGAGGCTCAAGTGTACTTGATGTGGCTCTTTAATTTACAGACATTAGAAGTAATTTGAAATAGAAAAGAATTCTAAATAAGCTGTTGCAATATTAAAATGCTAGATGAGATTGTGTTAATGAGCCACAAATGCAAACTCATACAAAACCTTTGAGAATACAGCTGTGTGGCCTACATTCCCCTCACTCTTTATTCTATTAAAACTGTATACATTGAGGAATGACAAGTGAACATGTTACCATGGTGATCAGAGTAGCCTTATGAAAGTTACAACATCATTTACTATGTAGAAAGGATTCCCTAAAAGACCTTATTAAGCAAGAagaaacaatgtttttttaaagttttcagaaaACAATTTTTGTTCCACTTATAATAATGTATCTGATATATATAGGGCCTTTCgttttcagttattttatttaatttttcccaggaatttatcagtgtttattaccacaacaacaaaaacaggtgaaaatcagtgcaaaaaaatcCAACTCCTAATGATGTCAATaacaaaacttctattgacttcagtgggaacaggatttggtTGAAGCCTTACGCTTTCAGACACAGAAAATATTCTATGCAATGAACCAGCGTGTCAAGACAGCACAGAACATCTAAACCTATAGAAGTCTTCTGGCACATTCTTCAAAGCACTGTGACAGACATCTGCATTTACCATTCCCAATGCGTTGACATTTTGTTCTGGAGGGATTGTATAGATAGGATCAGATATTGAAAAATAAGCAATACGGCAGTGATTATTTCAGTGTGGGTGCACAGactgtaaatgtaaacattgAATTAAGGTGAAAGCTATACCACTCATGCTCTGTACATCATCCTTATCTTCTTCTGAATGCATCTATTTTAAACAAAGTATTTATATTTCACACATTCCTCACTGAGGGCTTACACCAGGGCAGGTTTGAGGCTTTAAAGTCTATGTTGCAATCAGCAGCAAGTATTGGCTAACGGCCTACTTTACTTCTGTTCAAAAGCAGCAGCATAACATGCTCCATAGCACAGCCGAACTGAAAGAATGAACAAGAATTTACTCAAAGCTTCCTAAAAGTTTATATCATTACAATTTTAGAATGGGAGGCAAATGGCTTTTTGTATTTCTATAAGCCTTCCTGGTGCAGAGTTAAGCTAAAGGAAAAAAGCAAGCCCTAGATTGTGCattcctttattttcttcagtAAAGGAAATTTGAGACTCACAATGTTGCTTAATTCCACCAAGTTTTAAAGTAAAATGTGCTGCAGTGTTCACTAAACATCCACATTTATAAATACCATTTACTGTACAGGATTGACCGTTCCAAGCAGCATTACAGCAGTAACTGGCGTTCTGCTTCAAGAGAGGTCATTCTGCTTTTGTTAGATATAAATTTGTCAaggcaaatgaaaataaattactcacctttttaagaaaatgaaagttaaaaataGGTTCAAGAATATGTATGACTGATTTTGGTCTCAGAAAAATCTATGACTGGCAAAGAGATCTACCATTTAATATTATATTTGGTTCTTtcattaaaaaccaaaacaatcttTATTGATAACTGAAATTATTAAACTTATGCATTGGCAGGAAAGTGAGGCTACCCTAAAACTGCATGTAAACCACTTATTTACCATAAAAATGTATTGTGCTTCTAAAAATATTGTAACTGTGGGTTTAATTGTTGATAACTCAGGGAAAATCTAATGCTAAAAGCATGCACCATCAGTAATGGATTTTCACAAAGGACATTTTTAATTACAAACCGACTCAAAGGATAGTACAAAAGAATTTCTTCTCCCTGAAGGGATTTTCAGATGCAGGCACTGGTATAATAAGGGGATCTTCTCCAATATGAGCATCACAGTACGCCAATAAATCAGCTGCAGCCTTGGATACCTAATAGGAGAAAAGAAAGTGATAACCATTATTAAACTTGTGATATTGAAATAGTCAGCATTGTTTAAACATTCCCATTTAGCCTAAAAATATCAGAAGTTCCCCTTATTAAAGCAGCAGATGATCAGTGTATCCACTTTTCAAGGTATTAGACCAAAAGTCTGAACCTACTCTTACAAGGCCAGATCTTTCTTTCACATGGTTTTTCAACATAGGGGATAGGAAACAGTCTTGATTCATGGAGTTTCTTCCTAACTGTTCCCTCAGGAACAAACAGTGAGTTTAATACCCTTTGTGAAGTCACCAATTAATGTGATAAATACAGCATTAATTATAATCTGAATCTTAGAGTAAATTGTCTtaacatttatttgtatttattttttcatattcatGGCATAAATCTAAATCTTCCAAAATATGCAGGtaaaaagttttacttttttctgtccttatggaaaagtcccatagaaatttaacagaaaatgaaaacCTTTCTTATAAGGGTTTTTGAACTATACTATACAATTTAATAGCTGTCTACCTCCCTGTTATACAATTTTGTGAACACTAACCTTCCTATGTGTTTTAGTTACTCTATTGGAATGTATAGGCTGTAGAGTGATTTCTGTAGAACCCTAAAGGTTTCATACCTATCAAATTCTATAATTTTTCCATACAGATGTACCACTCTCCTTGATTTAGTGCCACACAAAACACATACTGATTTGTGTGCTGGGGTCAATTacaatatattgatttccatttCATGCAAAAATGTTCCATCACTAGCTGAAATCCTGCAACATTATTAAGTCTCAACAGGTTTCTTTACCAGGGGACTTTACTGGGAGCTAAGGATGCCCAGCGCCTTGAAGAATGAGGCTCAATATGAGTATTAATTGTTAGCCTTCAGGATGCATTGTCAGTCCCACTTATTTTCCTCAGGCCTTTGTGATAGGGCTATGGCACCTAGTCATGCTGTGTCACAAAGTATGTGGAGTATTTTTGTATCATTTGACTGGCTGGCTGACTATTTCTGTTACGTGAGTTGAgccatttacatttttctttttgtttttttaaaagattattgtATCTTAAGTATTGGGACAGTGCCCAGAGCTTAGGATAGGTGTTCTTTTTATCAGTCAAGCTATATTAAAATAATGGTGTACAAATAAAGGACAATGATGTACCAAATTCTCCCTTCAATTACAGACTGAACTCACTATCATTGTACCACTATAAACAAGAGGAGAATTTGAGCCTAATTTCTAATGTTTTCTAAAGAATGTGTAATCAGCCTCAAAACTCTAGCCTGCTCGTGCACAACttcctttggatcaggcccataacatTAATGGaaacctttccactgacttcaataagcttTTAATCATGCTCCATATGAACTTTCCAATCCATATTCATATCAAGGAACAATTTATTCCATACAATTTTGTACTAACTAAAACATGGTGATCTGCTAGAAAACTTAAAACCGGCCAAATATTTATGACTGGAATCCCATTACAGACTCCACTCCTTAGCTGAGGAAAT
Protein-coding regions in this window:
- the GNG4 gene encoding guanine nucleotide-binding protein G(I)/G(S)/G(O) subunit gamma-4 isoform X1: MVLEVTIWENRMKEIMSNNNTANISQARKAVEQLKMEAYMDRIKVSKAAADLLAYCDAHIGEDPLIIPVPASENPFREKKFFCTIL
- the GNG4 gene encoding guanine nucleotide-binding protein G(I)/G(S)/G(O) subunit gamma-4 isoform X2, producing MKEIMSNNNTANISQARKAVEQLKMEAYMDRIKVSKAAADLLAYCDAHIGEDPLIIPVPASENPFREKKFFCTIL